The following coding sequences are from one Fusobacterium varium window:
- a CDS encoding DUF116 domain-containing protein has product MNINFFRKIVYDFYYMLFLFTDRKKNPVEKNEIAEKFLEYNNKIVEKELKNKKINKILILLPHCIQKYVCPYKVTSDIDNCRSCGQCVISDLLQLKKEYPVEIKIATGGTLARKHIKEIKPNLVIAVACKRDLMSGIHDAFPVRVIGVFNKILNEPCVNTTVSIEEIRRVLKNFYKI; this is encoded by the coding sequence ATGAACATTAATTTTTTTAGAAAAATAGTGTATGATTTTTATTATATGTTATTTTTGTTTACAGATAGAAAAAAAAATCCTGTTGAAAAGAATGAAATAGCAGAAAAATTTTTAGAATACAACAATAAAATAGTAGAAAAAGAACTTAAAAATAAGAAGATAAATAAAATATTGATTTTATTACCTCATTGTATTCAAAAATATGTATGTCCATATAAGGTAACATCAGATATAGATAATTGTCGTAGTTGTGGACAGTGTGTTATAAGTGATCTATTACAGTTAAAAAAAGAGTATCCAGTTGAGATAAAAATAGCTACTGGAGGAACTTTAGCAAGAAAACATATAAAAGAGATAAAGCCAAATTTAGTGATAGCAGTGGCATGTAAAAGAGATTTAATGTCTGGAATTCATGATGCTTTTCCTGTAAGAGTAATCGGAGTATTTAATAAAATACTCAATGAGCCATGTGTAAATACAACTGTATCTATAGAAGAAATAAGAAGAGTTTTAAAAAATTTTTATAAAATTTAG
- the dnaN gene encoding DNA polymerase III subunit beta, with the protein MIVRVKRQEFLKRLKIVEKVISENKIKPIISCTYLETKGDNLFFCGTNLETTITTETKVEEIIEEGKIVFQHQLVDEYLREIKDEEIVLSVRDNNLYIESSDSASEFSLMNPEDFPNIIESVESVKDKENFKINSVELANILEKVKFAASTSSDNLSINCVRMENEGKKLKFATTDTYRLVFLEKELEEIKGSIEVSIPLNTVEALTKLLKNMDEVEIVVYSTEKQIYFKIAETLMVSRVIDLVFPNYKGILGNDAYNKTLIINNDVFSKVLRRIIIFVKNNAESKYGATFEIEGKLLKINGVNDIARINEQLEVEYEGERIKISLNAKFISEFIQNLDKDSDIILNFISPNSSVRIRQEAETNYLYVVMPLALKD; encoded by the coding sequence TTGATTGTAAGGGTAAAAAGACAGGAGTTCTTAAAGAGATTAAAAATAGTAGAAAAGGTTATTAGTGAAAATAAAATAAAACCAATAATTTCTTGTACATATTTAGAAACAAAAGGAGATAATCTATTTTTTTGTGGAACTAACTTAGAAACAACTATCACAACTGAAACAAAGGTAGAAGAGATAATAGAAGAGGGAAAAATAGTTTTTCAACATCAATTAGTAGATGAATATTTAAGAGAGATAAAAGATGAAGAGATCGTTTTAAGTGTAAGAGATAACAATCTTTATATAGAGAGTTCAGACTCAGCATCAGAATTTTCTTTAATGAATCCAGAAGATTTCCCTAATATTATAGAAAGTGTAGAATCAGTAAAAGATAAAGAAAACTTTAAAATTAATAGTGTGGAGTTAGCTAATATTTTAGAAAAAGTAAAATTTGCAGCTTCAACATCAAGTGATAATCTTTCTATAAATTGTGTTAGAATGGAAAATGAGGGTAAAAAACTAAAATTTGCAACAACTGATACATATAGACTTGTTTTCTTAGAAAAAGAATTAGAAGAGATAAAAGGAAGTATAGAAGTAAGCATACCTTTAAATACAGTTGAAGCTCTAACTAAACTATTGAAAAATATGGATGAAGTTGAAATCGTAGTATATTCAACAGAAAAACAGATATATTTTAAAATAGCTGAAACATTGATGGTAAGTAGAGTTATAGACTTAGTATTTCCTAATTATAAAGGAATTTTAGGAAATGATGCTTACAATAAGACTCTTATTATAAATAATGATGTCTTTTCAAAGGTATTAAGAAGAATAATTATATTTGTAAAAAACAATGCAGAATCTAAATATGGGGCAACATTTGAGATTGAGGGAAAACTTCTTAAAATAAATGGAGTTAATGATATTGCTAGAATTAATGAACAATTAGAAGTAGAATATGAGGGAGAAAGAATAAAGATCTCTCTTAATGCTAAATTTATATCAGAATTTATTCAAAACTTAGATAAAGATAGTGATATTATTTTAAACTTTATAAGTCCTAATAGTTCAGTAAGAATTAGACAAGAAGCTGAAACTAATTATCTTTATGTAGTTATGCCACTTGCTTTAAAAGATTAA